One region of Marinitoga sp. 1197 genomic DNA includes:
- a CDS encoding ATP-binding cassette domain-containing protein has translation MLELKNCYKKYGEKIIFENISYVFYNNIYWLKGENGIGKSVFLRCISNIEKFSGGIYKNNLKRILYIPEFSLNENWLTLKENIELFMFYHSINIRKDFIEKVLKKLNIEDASIFPYKASVGTNLKTIFSLIFIPNMWDMIIIDEAISHLDLKTQNILFAELNQRSSERTIVIFTYHGNLNSYNFIELTLKKEGMFYD, from the coding sequence ATGCTTGAACTTAAAAATTGTTATAAAAAATATGGAGAAAAAATAATTTTTGAAAATATCTCTTATGTTTTTTATAATAACATATACTGGTTAAAAGGAGAAAATGGAATTGGGAAAAGTGTGTTTCTTAGATGTATTTCGAACATTGAAAAATTTAGTGGAGGAATATATAAAAATAACTTAAAAAGAATATTGTATATTCCAGAATTTTCATTAAATGAGAATTGGTTAACATTAAAAGAAAATATTGAATTATTTATGTTTTATCATAGTATAAATATTAGGAAAGATTTTATTGAAAAAGTTTTAAAAAAGTTGAATATAGAAGATGCCTCCATATTTCCATATAAAGCATCAGTTGGAACAAATTTAAAAACAATTTTTTCTCTTATTTTTATACCAAATATGTGGGACATGATTATTATTGATGAGGCGATTTCTCATCTGGATTTAAAAACACAGAATATTTTATTTGCCGAGTTAAACCAAAGAAGTTCAGAAAGAACTATAGTAATATTTACTTATCATGGGAATTTAAATAGCTATAATTTTATTGAATTAACTTTAAAAAAGGAAGGGATGTTTTATGATTAA
- a CDS encoding HD-GYP domain-containing protein, with product MIILIFLISYIIDKKFYLRIQYAIEDFSSEVESIGENILNGEKIDYHISKTYIKEIDRIGKTLDKMFKNNIDYISKNKRLIQEIISLLGNISEFRDEITGNHIIRVGKISKIIASKILKDKNLIEDYYYAAQMHDIGKIGIPDSILLKPEKLTDEEYKYMKKHAEIGYKILKKIDDGFFDLASRIALYHHEKYDGSGYPYGLKGKEIPIEGRIVAICDVFDALVSERPYKKAFSIEKSIEIIIEEKGKHFDPEIVEIFLENIEEIKGIYREMKK from the coding sequence TTGATAATTTTAATATTTCTAATTTCTTATATTATAGATAAAAAATTTTATTTAAGAATACAATATGCAATAGAAGATTTTTCCAGTGAAGTTGAAAGTATAGGAGAGAATATTTTAAATGGAGAAAAAATTGATTATCATATTTCTAAAACTTATATAAAAGAGATAGATCGAATAGGAAAAACTCTGGATAAAATGTTTAAAAATAATATAGATTATATATCTAAAAATAAAAGGTTGATACAAGAAATAATAAGTCTTCTTGGTAATATTTCAGAATTTAGAGATGAAATAACGGGAAATCATATAATTAGAGTTGGTAAAATATCAAAAATAATAGCTTCAAAAATATTAAAAGACAAAAATTTAATTGAGGATTACTATTATGCAGCGCAAATGCATGATATTGGAAAAATAGGAATACCTGATTCAATTCTATTAAAACCAGAAAAATTAACTGATGAAGAATATAAATATATGAAAAAACATGCGGAAATAGGTTATAAAATTCTAAAAAAAATAGATGATGGTTTTTTTGATCTCGCTTCAAGGATAGCCTTATATCATCATGAAAAATATGATGGAAGTGGATATCCATATGGATTAAAAGGTAAAGAAATTCCTATAGAGGGAAGAATAGTAGCGATATGTGATGTTTTTGATGCTCTTGTTTCAGAAAGACCTTATAAAAAAGCATTTTCCATTGAAAAATCTATAGAAATAATAATAGAAGAGAAAGGGAAACATTTTGATCCAGAAATTGTAGAAATTTTTCTGGAAAATATAGAAGAAATAAAAGGGATATATAGGGAGATGAAAAAATGA
- a CDS encoding uberolysin/carnocyclin family circular bacteriocin, which yields MIAFNFIVFFVFSPLNLASMLGISTYAAKKVIDIIDTFSTIATIISIVTAIIGTEAITAGIVAVAKKMIKKYGKKYATMW from the coding sequence ATTATAGCTTTTAATTTTATTGTATTTTTTGTTTTTTCACCTCTGAATTTGGCTTCCATGCTTGGAATTTCAACATATGCAGCAAAAAAAGTTATAGATATTATTGATACATTTTCAACTATCGCAACTATTATTTCAATAGTCACAGCAATTATTGGAACGGAGGCTATTACAGCTGGAATAGTAGCAGTTGCAAAAAAAATGATTAAAAAGTATGGGAAAAAATACGCAACCATGTGGTAA
- a CDS encoding extracellular solute-binding protein, translating into MKFKVVLIIFIVVLISIYAIFPRKNINIVTQMSESETKGLEKILNSYKLFHMVKFNIERIPFSGHFSRIKQLLDLNRKIDIARVDIKTPEWFESYIKDKPILQSVDCLVMLYNKKHIKKPPQTLNELWDYIENNTKDIYGNNINSPTFDKNKIEDYVFYMPYNSGWWMSAIFLSEDKNFLTSNVNKKRFINIAEKIKFLYKNNLIPKITENFYDDMINMFVRGEVDIIFNGPWSFSTYKEKGFDFGVSIIPSGIDGSFSPMGGQQWVLLNKSSEAEKVMEYLSKTEVAKKFYKYNNTIMPDEKFLEELDKKEDIVAKQLKTAIKIDKKTDYILFKFFSTDFIMYLNDKMDSEELYNRWLKYLIHHHFN; encoded by the coding sequence ATGAAATTTAAAGTAGTGCTGATAATTTTCATTGTAGTTTTAATCAGCATATATGCTATATTTCCCAGAAAAAATATAAATATAGTAACACAAATGTCTGAAAGTGAAACAAAAGGATTGGAAAAAATTTTAAACTCATACAAATTATTTCATATGGTCAAGTTTAACATTGAGAGAATCCCATTTTCGGGACATTTTTCAAGGATAAAGCAACTGCTTGATTTAAATCGTAAAATTGATATTGCAAGAGTAGATATAAAAACACCTGAATGGTTTGAATCATATATAAAAGATAAACCAATATTACAATCAGTAGATTGCCTTGTTATGTTATATAATAAAAAACATATAAAAAAACCACCACAAACATTAAACGAATTATGGGATTATATAGAAAATAATACAAAAGATATATATGGAAATAATATTAATTCTCCAACATTTGATAAAAATAAAATTGAAGACTATGTATTTTATATGCCATATAATTCAGGATGGTGGATGAGCGCTATCTTTTTAAGTGAAGATAAAAATTTTTTAACTTCAAATGTCAATAAGAAAAGATTTATTAATATAGCGGAAAAAATAAAATTTTTATATAAGAATAATTTAATTCCAAAAATTACAGAAAATTTTTATGATGATATGATAAATATGTTTGTCCGTGGGGAAGTGGATATAATATTCAATGGCCCATGGAGTTTTTCTACATACAAGGAAAAAGGTTTTGATTTTGGAGTTTCAATTATCCCTTCTGGAATTGATGGGAGTTTTTCTCCAATGGGTGGTCAACAATGGGTGTTGTTAAATAAATCAAGTGAAGCTGAAAAAGTAATGGAATATTTATCAAAAACAGAAGTGGCTAAAAAATTTTATAAATATAATAATACGATTATGCCAGATGAAAAATTTTTAGAAGAATTAGATAAAAAAGAAGATATAGTTGCAAAACAATTGAAAACAGCAATAAAAATTGATAAAAAAACAGATTATATATTATTTAAATTTTTCAGTACTGATTTTATAATGTATTTAAATGATAAAATGGATTCAGAAGAATTATATAATAGATGGTTAAAATATTTAATTCATCATCATTTTAATTAG
- a CDS encoding THUMP domain-containing class I SAM-dependent RNA methyltransferase, with protein MNYIALCSIGLEKILSNELKKLNYKIENANNGMVEFSGKAYDYYKLNLKLRTAERIFIKIAEFNVESFDDLYDGIMNLDLSYYFPKNGKIIVDKVRTSKSILYNQSVIQSIVKKAIIEKLKKEYKINVYNEETGIYKLRVYIKNNIVTLTLDTTGEGLHRRGYRKLVSEAPLRETIAAAMVLKAGWKRKHVLIDPFCGSGTIPIEAAMYGINMDPGIYRRFSFETWSNFDEKKFVEYKKESLEIIKYGELKLFGFDKNFKMIEIARKNAEIFKLNKFIRFEKRNMESIKLDYSEGYIITNPPYGERLKDKAHAEKIYEQMRYLRKTFPYFNYSIITSHENFEAFFGKKANKKKKIINGKQILYIYEYKS; from the coding sequence TTGAATTATATAGCATTATGTTCAATAGGTTTAGAAAAAATATTGTCAAATGAATTAAAAAAGCTGAATTACAAAATAGAAAATGCAAATAATGGTATGGTAGAATTTTCTGGTAAAGCTTATGATTATTATAAGTTAAATTTAAAATTGAGAACAGCAGAAAGGATTTTTATAAAAATTGCAGAATTTAATGTGGAAAGTTTTGATGATTTATATGATGGTATAATGAATTTGGATTTGTCATATTATTTTCCTAAAAATGGTAAAATAATAGTTGATAAGGTAAGAACTTCAAAATCTATTTTATATAATCAATCAGTAATTCAATCAATTGTAAAGAAAGCTATAATAGAAAAATTAAAAAAAGAATATAAAATAAATGTATATAATGAAGAAACCGGAATATACAAATTGCGTGTATATATAAAGAATAACATAGTAACTTTAACATTGGATACAACTGGCGAAGGATTACATAGGCGTGGGTATAGAAAACTCGTAAGCGAAGCACCTCTTCGCGAAACTATTGCAGCGGCAATGGTTTTGAAAGCAGGCTGGAAAAGAAAACATGTATTGATAGATCCTTTTTGTGGTTCAGGAACCATTCCAATAGAGGCAGCAATGTATGGAATAAATATGGATCCTGGAATATATAGGAGATTTTCATTTGAAACGTGGTCTAATTTTGATGAAAAAAAGTTTGTAGAATATAAAAAAGAATCTCTGGAAATTATTAAATATGGGGAGCTTAAACTTTTTGGTTTTGATAAAAATTTTAAGATGATAGAGATAGCACGAAAAAATGCTGAGATATTTAAACTAAATAAATTTATACGTTTTGAAAAAAGAAATATGGAGAGCATAAAATTAGATTATAGTGAAGGATATATAATAACAAATCCTCCATATGGTGAAAGGTTGAAGGATAAGGCTCATGCAGAAAAAATTTACGAACAAATGAGATATCTGAGGAAAACATTTCCATATTTCAACTATTCTATTATAACTTCACATGAAAATTTTGAAGCATTTTTTGGAAAGAAAGCTAATAAGAAAAAAAAGATTATAAATGGAAAACAAATATTATATATTTATGAATATAAAAGCTAA